The Granulicella sp. 5B5 nucleotide sequence CCGGGCCACCCGCGTTGCCGAACATCGTCTTGCCGGTCAGCGTATCGGTAAAGCGGCTGAAGCGCCCGAAGATGTGTATCTTCTCGTTCAGCACCGCATCACCGCGAACGTCCCATTGGTCACTATTGAAAAGACCTGAGCCGCTGCCCGCGTAGTTCTGCGAAAACCCGCCATCTGTACCCGCCGTGTTTGGCGCGTACGGCTGAAGCAGTTTGAGCAGCTGTAGCGCCGCTGGCGAAAGGGCCGAGTTCGGGATGATCGCGTTCGGATACGGCGTGGTGCTGTTGGGCTCGTAGATCTGGTACGGGTTGTACGATACGCCTGTGCTCGTCGTTGCCGGGTTCGCCGCGCCGTAGTTCACATACTCACTGAAGTCACACCCATTGCCGCTCAGGCAGGTGGTAATCAGGTGCGAGGTCGGCACGGTCGCCGTGCTGGCGATACCCACCTTCTGACGAACACCCTGGTAGTCGCCAAAGAAGAAGACCTTATCTTTGATGATCGGCCCGCCGATCGAACCGCCGAACTGGCTCTTGATGCCGCCCGGGAAACCGCCGCTCGAAGCAAGCTGCGTCGGTCCCTGCTGGAACGGATCGCGTGCCAGGTTGGCATTGCTCTCGCGATTGTCGAACACCGTTCCGTGGAACTGGTTCGTACCGGACTTCGTCTGGATTGTATCCACCGAAGCGACGGCCTTGCCGAACTCCGCGTCGAAGTTCTGCGTGGCAATCTTCGCCTCCGACATCGACTCCGAGTTCGGATTGATAACGATAATGCCCAGGACCGCATCCTGATTGTCCGTGCCGTCCAGCGTGTAGTTCACACCCGCAAACGCCTGGCCGTCGATCTCGATTTGCTTCGAACCCTGCGGGTTTTCATCCGCGGCGTGTGACCAGCCCAGTTGCACCGCGCCTGGCAGCAGCAACTGCAGGTTCGCAAAGTTGTGGTCCGGAATCGGCAGCTCAGTCAGCTCCTGCGCCGTGTAGGTCACTGCGACGTCAGCGTGGTCTGTCTTGAGTTGCGGCACCGCATCGGCGTCCACCTCCACCGTTTCGCCGTTTGCCGCGCCAACTGGCAACACCGCCTTCACCGTCGCCGAATCGTCGGCAAAGACCTGAAGTCCCTTCGCTTCATACCCCTTGAAGCCCGCAGCTGTGACCTTTACGTCGTAGGTGTCCGGAATAAGGTGTTGCGCTGTAAACTCACCCGCGCCGTTGCTGGTAAGGGTCACCGCTGTATTCTTCGTGACGTCCGTGACCGTAATCGTCGCGCCCGGAACCGCCGCGCCTGTCGAATCGGTCACGCTGCCCAGAATCTGGCCATAGACCGCCTGCGCTGCCGCGCTTGGCCCCGATGCCAGAAAGGCGGCCGCGGCGGCCATCAACAGCGGTAGCTTCGCCCCCTTGATCCAGTTCTTGTACATATCTAGTCCTCCGAAAATGTCTTGCTTCGTTTGGAGCCAATCGGTGGTGCGTACTCTTACCGCCGCCTATGCCAAACTGCGTAGCGGCCCGTTGGCTCTCGACTGCATCCACCAAAAGATTGAGATTGGCATCCGCAGATATGCCTGCTTTTGAACCTCGCAAACATTACGCAAGTGCCCTGCAAATTGTCAACATATTCCTGCGCCGGAAACCAAAGAAATGCCCGTCAATTGTCATGACATTACTTCGCCACGCAAAAATTATGATTTCTTTATGTCGCGAAGTTTTTCGTTTTACCTTGAATATCGACGCAAACGCAGCCTCCCGATCGCCCTCCTGCCAACCCCATTCATCGCCCCCGGTTCGACTTGACCGCAGAACGAACTGACATGACAGATTCGCTGTCTATCGGCAGCGAATGCTATATTTCTCCCGTTTGCATTTGGAGGAGTTTTTATGTCGTTTCGCCCCGCACACGTGCTCCGCACGCACATTTCCCGCCGACTGGCGTCGCTTCGCACGATGTATCGCCCTGCCTCGCTGACCACCCTGTTTGCGGCCCTTCTCTTCGCCGCTACTCTCTTCTCCGGCACCGCGATCGCGCAGTCCCTGCCGGGTTCCACTATCGCCGGCGCTCCCTGGTGGCAGCACGCCGTCGTCTACGAGATCTATCCCCGCAGCTTTCAGGACACCAACGGCGACGGCATCGGCGACCTCAACGGCATCACCTCGCGCCTCGACTACCTCCAGCATCTCGGCGTCGACGCCATCTGGATCGCCCCCATGTACCCCTCCCCACAAGTCGACTTCGGCTACGACATCTCCAACTACGAGGCCGTCGACCCCCAGTACGGCACCCTCGCCGACATGGACCGCCTCATCGCCGAAGGCAAAAAGCACCACGTCCGCATCCTCCTCGACATGGTCCTCAACCACACCTCCGACAAGGCCCAGTGGTTCATCGACTCCGCCAGCTCCCGCACCAACCCCAAGCACAACTGGTACGTCTGGAACGACGGTATCTCCGCAGATACCCCCGGCGTCTCCGCGTGGCAAAAACGCTTCGAGCACGAAGGAAAGGTCCCGCCCAACAACTGGGTCTCCGGCTTCGGCGGCTCCGCCTGGCAGTGGGTGCCCGCCGTTCATCAGTTCTACTACCACGAGTTCTACAAGCAGCAGCCCGACCTCAACTGGCGCAACCCCGAGGTCGAAAAGGCCTGCTTCGCCGCCATGCGTTTCTGGCTCGACCGCGGCGTAGCCGGCTTCCGTCTCGACGCCATCCCCACGCTCTTTGAGGACCCCAAGCTGCACAACAACCCGGAGCTCGGCGGCACCAACGCCTACGGCGATCCGCGCGTCGGCGACACCTACACCAGCAACCTGCCTGAGGTGCACGGCGTCATCCGCCGCATGCGCGCGATGGTCTCCAGCTATCCCGGCGACCGCGTCCTCATCGGCGAAACCTACCTGCCCAACACCGCCGAGCTCGACAAGTGGTACGGCGGCGCCGCGCAGAACGAGCTCCAGCTCCCCATGGACATGCTGCTCGGCTTCCACGGCGACCACGACAAGCTCGACGCCGACAGCTTCCGCAAACACATCATGGAGGCTGAAACCCAGGTCCACGGCGGCCGCCCGCTCTTCGTCTTCGACAACCACGACAACGTCCGCGCCATCAATCGCTACGGCGATGGCACACCCAACCCCGCCGTCGACCGCCCGCTAGTCAACAAGGTCCTCGACGCCGTCCTTTTCACCGTCCCCGCCACCGCGCTCACCTACTACGGCGAGGACATCGGCATGGTCACCACCACGCCCACCCGCCGCGAAGACGTCAAAGACCCCATCGGCATCACCGGCTGGCCCAAGGAGAAAGGCCGCGACGGCGAGCGCACGCCCATGCAGTGGACACCCGGCCCGCAGGCTGGCTTCAGCACCAACCCCCACACCTGGCTCCCCATTCCACCCAGCTACAAAACGGTCAACGTAGAAGTCGAGTCCAAAGAGGCCCACTCGCAGCTTGAGTGGTTCGAAAAACTCACCGCTCTCCGCCGCGACAACCCCGCCCTCCGCGACGGCGGCATCACCATGCTCGACCCCACCAACCCCAGCGTGCTCTCCTACCTCCGCTCCACCGGCTCCGGCGCAGTTACCGTGGTTGCACACAACTTCACCGCGCAGCCGCAAACGGTCTCGCTCACCAGCGCAGCCGTCCCCCACGGCGCAGTCCACACGCTGCTCACCGACGCCCCCTCACTCGAATCCACCACCTCGCTCACCCACATCACGCTGCCGCCATACAGCAGCTGGATCGGTAGCGTAAAGTAATCCCGTCCTGCATCACCGAGACGGCAGGAGTCGCCAACTCCTGCCGTCCTCGCTTTTGCTGTTGCTTGTTTTCCATTGCGTCCTCTGCGGGCTTTTCCTCTGCGCACTTTGCGTGAACGCACTTGCCGTAGCGAGAGCCGAAGGCGCGAGCGTACCCCCTCAAACCCGGCACTCGACTTTCCTTGACAGGTACCGCCCATGACGCGCCGCACACTCCTCGCCCTCACCCTAGCCTTCCTCACACTCCCTGCCCTCACGCAAACCGCCAGCAACGACCCCTGGTGGCAGCACGGCATCATCTACGAGATCTACCCTCGCAGCTTCCAGGATACCAACGGCGACGGCATCGGCGACATCAACGGCATCACCTCGCGCCTCCCCTACCTCCAGTCCCTCGGCATCGACGCCATCTGGATCACCCCCATGTACCCCTCGCCGCAGGTCGACTTCGGCTACGACATCGCCGACTACACCGCCATCGACCCGCAGTACGGCACCATGGCCGACTTCGACCACCTCATGGCCGAAGCCAAAAACCACCACATCCGCGTCATCATGGACTACGTCCCCAACCACACCTCCGACCAGAACGCCTGGTTCAAGCAGTCGCGCTCCTCGCGCACCAACCCCAAGCGCAACTGGTACATCTGGAACGACGGCATCCCCGCCAACTCGCCCAGCCTCGTCGCCCTGCAAAAGAAGAACGAGCACAACGGCCTCCACGGCCCTGTCGTCCCGCCCAACAACTGGCAAAGCTGGTTCGGTGGCTCCGCCTGGCAGTGGGACGAAACGACAAAGTCTTTCTACTACCACTACTTCTACGTCCAGCAGCCTGACCTCAACTGGCGCAACCCCGAAGTCCAGAAGGCGATGCTCAACGTCCTCCGCTTCTGGATGGACAAGGGTGTCTCCGGCTTCCGCATCGACGCCGTCTCCCGCCTCTTTGAAGACCCGCAACTGCGCAACGACCCCAGCCTCCCCGGCACCAACGCCTTCGGCGACCCCAACATCCAGCACAAGTACACCGACGATCTCCCCGAGGTCCACGACATGCTCCGCGCCATGCGCGCCGTCGTCGACAAGTATCCCGGCAACCCCGTCCTCATCGCCGAAGCAGACGAGCCCAACA carries:
- a CDS encoding alpha-glucosidase, giving the protein MSFRPAHVLRTHISRRLASLRTMYRPASLTTLFAALLFAATLFSGTAIAQSLPGSTIAGAPWWQHAVVYEIYPRSFQDTNGDGIGDLNGITSRLDYLQHLGVDAIWIAPMYPSPQVDFGYDISNYEAVDPQYGTLADMDRLIAEGKKHHVRILLDMVLNHTSDKAQWFIDSASSRTNPKHNWYVWNDGISADTPGVSAWQKRFEHEGKVPPNNWVSGFGGSAWQWVPAVHQFYYHEFYKQQPDLNWRNPEVEKACFAAMRFWLDRGVAGFRLDAIPTLFEDPKLHNNPELGGTNAYGDPRVGDTYTSNLPEVHGVIRRMRAMVSSYPGDRVLIGETYLPNTAELDKWYGGAAQNELQLPMDMLLGFHGDHDKLDADSFRKHIMEAETQVHGGRPLFVFDNHDNVRAINRYGDGTPNPAVDRPLVNKVLDAVLFTVPATALTYYGEDIGMVTTTPTRREDVKDPIGITGWPKEKGRDGERTPMQWTPGPQAGFSTNPHTWLPIPPSYKTVNVEVESKEAHSQLEWFEKLTALRRDNPALRDGGITMLDPTNPSVLSYLRSTGSGAVTVVAHNFTAQPQTVSLTSAAVPHGAVHTLLTDAPSLESTTSLTHITLPPYSSWIGSVK
- a CDS encoding alpha-glucosidase — translated: MTRRTLLALTLAFLTLPALTQTASNDPWWQHGIIYEIYPRSFQDTNGDGIGDINGITSRLPYLQSLGIDAIWITPMYPSPQVDFGYDIADYTAIDPQYGTMADFDHLMAEAKNHHIRVIMDYVPNHTSDQNAWFKQSRSSRTNPKRNWYIWNDGIPANSPSLVALQKKNEHNGLHGPVVPPNNWQSWFGGSAWQWDETTKSFYYHYFYVQQPDLNWRNPEVQKAMLNVLRFWMDKGVSGFRIDAVSRLFEDPQLRNDPSLPGTNAFGDPNIQHKYTDDLPEVHDMLRAMRAVVDKYPGNPVLIAEADEPNIAALSKMYGSNHDEIQLPMDFQVADINQLSVPKFRMYIQQIESNPAHGQPYFFFGNHDQDRIWDRYSHAVTGPAVTDPAMKARIARIMATLLLTSRSTPQMYYGDEIGMVTTTPTRKEDVKDPEGITGWPKEKGRDGERTPMQWDNGKDAGFSTAAKTWLPIPPSYTTTNVKAESSEPDSLLNWYKHLIQLRRTNPALISGEMKMIDTTNNNVLAYIRTTPDHTVLVAMNFTAQPQTLNLTDSNTTHLTTLQTDDPNLTDAVPHKILTLAPYATYIGDPTGPK